One Dictyoglomus turgidum DSM 6724 DNA window includes the following coding sequences:
- a CDS encoding aldo/keto reductase family protein, with amino-acid sequence MEYRKLGKAGVKLSVLGLGAWLTFGEKVDYDVTKECIATAIESGVNFIDLADVYARGEAERVVGKVIKDLGIRRQDLVISSKVYWPMSENVNDRGLSRKHIMESIDGSLKRLGVDYLDIYFCHRYDPETPIDEVVRAMDDLVHQGKILYWGTSVWSAAQIENAIGTAIKYNAYPPQVEQPRYNMLDRHIEPEIIPTCAKHGIGITVFSPLAQGILTGKYNNGIPAGSRASWSDWLKNELTEENIEKVRKLTNIAKELGITMSQLALAWILRKPEITSAIVGASKPDQLKETLKAGDIKLTEDVLEEIEKILANAPK; translated from the coding sequence ATGGAATATAGAAAACTTGGGAAAGCTGGAGTTAAGTTAAGTGTTTTAGGACTTGGAGCGTGGCTCACCTTTGGAGAAAAAGTAGACTATGATGTAACTAAAGAGTGCATTGCTACTGCTATAGAAAGTGGAGTAAATTTTATAGACCTTGCTGACGTATACGCTCGAGGAGAAGCAGAAAGGGTAGTAGGCAAAGTCATAAAAGATCTTGGAATTAGAAGACAAGATCTTGTCATATCCAGCAAAGTTTATTGGCCCATGAGTGAGAATGTAAATGACAGAGGACTTTCAAGAAAACACATAATGGAATCCATTGATGGTTCATTAAAAAGGTTAGGCGTAGATTACTTGGATATTTATTTTTGCCACCGTTATGATCCAGAAACTCCTATAGATGAAGTGGTAAGAGCTATGGACGACTTAGTGCATCAAGGAAAGATTCTTTACTGGGGAACCAGCGTGTGGAGTGCAGCCCAGATTGAAAATGCTATTGGAACAGCAATAAAATACAATGCTTATCCTCCTCAGGTAGAACAACCAAGATACAACATGTTGGATAGACATATTGAGCCAGAAATAATACCCACATGTGCTAAACATGGAATTGGAATTACAGTTTTTTCTCCACTGGCTCAAGGTATCCTTACAGGGAAATACAACAATGGGATTCCTGCAGGAAGTAGAGCATCCTGGAGTGATTGGCTTAAAAATGAGCTTACTGAAGAGAATATAGAAAAAGTGAGAAAACTTACCAATATCGCAAAAGAGCTTGGAATAACCATGTCTCAACTTGCTCTTGCGTGGATCTTAAGAAAGCCAGAGATAACTTCAGCAATTGTAGGTGCCTCAAAACCTGATCAATTAAAAGAGACTCTTAAGGCTGGAGATATTAAACTTACAGAAGATGTTCTTGAAGAGATTGAAAAGATACTTGCTAACGCTCCTAAGTAA
- a CDS encoding carbohydrate ABC transporter permease, with protein MKLSRVLIYLVLILFAIFYLTPVYVLLITSMKSFAEVDLKRMWNPPKTISFESFVKAWLGDSKKGLRGLSQNFLNSLYLVIPATIISALLGSMNGYVLTKWKFQGANIIFPLLLFGMFIPYQSILIPLVQVLQRMKLYSTIYGLIFVHVVYGIPITTLIFRNYYSTIPTELIEAAKIDGADFLGIYRRIVLPVSMPAFAVVMIWQFTSIWNDFLFGLVVAPNPSVQPVTVALNNLAGSYFVEWNIQMAGALITALPPLLVYIFLGKYFMRGLLSGSLSGV; from the coding sequence ATGAAATTAAGTAGAGTTTTAATTTATTTAGTGCTTATCTTATTTGCGATTTTCTATCTTACTCCAGTTTATGTTCTTCTTATCACAAGCATGAAAAGTTTTGCAGAAGTAGATCTCAAAAGAATGTGGAATCCACCCAAAACAATAAGTTTTGAGAGTTTTGTTAAGGCATGGTTGGGAGATAGCAAAAAGGGACTTAGGGGGCTTTCTCAAAACTTTCTTAATAGCTTGTATTTAGTTATTCCTGCTACAATAATATCAGCTCTTCTTGGTTCCATGAATGGATATGTTCTTACTAAGTGGAAATTTCAGGGGGCTAATATTATATTTCCTCTTCTTCTTTTTGGTATGTTTATTCCTTATCAAAGTATTTTAATACCTCTGGTTCAAGTACTACAAAGAATGAAACTTTATAGTACTATTTATGGATTGATTTTTGTTCATGTAGTTTATGGTATACCTATAACTACTCTTATTTTTAGGAATTATTACTCTACAATTCCCACAGAACTTATCGAGGCAGCTAAAATTGACGGTGCTGATTTCTTAGGAATATATAGAAGAATAGTTTTACCTGTTTCTATGCCTGCTTTTGCTGTTGTTATGATTTGGCAGTTTACTTCCATATGGAATGATTTTCTTTTCGGACTTGTGGTAGCCCCTAATCCTTCAGTTCAGCCTGTAACTGTAGCTCTTAATAATCTTGCTGGAAGTTATTTTGTAGAGTGGAATATTCAAATGGCTGGAGCTTTAATAACTGCTCTTCCTCCTCTTTTAGTGTATATCTTTCTTGGAAAATATTTCATGAGAGGATTACTTTCAGGATCTTTATCAGGGGTTTAA
- a CDS encoding beta-mannosidase, with protein sequence MEILRLDGEWEFKGIKDKRWYKAKVPGCVHLDLMENNIIPDPFIGKNELEVQWVEKEDWLYRKKFEIKKDFLNYSSIYLEFEGVDTFSEIYLNGKKVGETNNMFISWEFNVKDFLVEGENILEVKLLSPIKVLEERADKYPFKLHGGDYSPRVFGRKAQYSFGWDWGPRLATSGIWKSVKLKGWNKARLLDVWVPVRNLGENAQINIELDIELQESIPVDIAFRISHKKPVLEQRLRFTLPEGRIFLKIPLTIKNPKLWFPQGYGEQNLYTLQLVLLDENGEVLDKVEERFGIRKVELFTQEDAKGESFIFKINNIPIFAKGANWIPADSFLPRIKEEDYRVLLTRAKEAGLNMLRVWGGGIYENDIFYDLCDELGIMVWQDFMFACAEYPDDEEFLSEVQKEAEFVIKRLRNHPSIVLWCGNNENHWGYYAKWWGEREKFWGEEIYNRVLPDVCARLDLTRPYWPSSPYGGKDPNSQEIGDRHNWEIWHGWVDFNGYLRDNGRFISEFGMQAPPVAETIKKFITSEKEYYPQSVEMEFHNKAREGTERIIRYIAGHFKITEDMDEYIYLSQVIQGLALKTGIEHWRNNKFHTSGSLIWQWNDCWPVVSWSIIDYYKNLKPSYYFVKRAFRNIKVNIEPRNGKLLVFGVNDTLEKFYGKMEYAISTFRGKRRGKREVEIEIPENSSVVLGEFKLEDIDKYKEFFYVKLYNEKGELMDQNEYFFAPFKHLDLPDAVVVYNVEEIGENSYLLNMESDFLSLWVALKLENAEWEDNFVNIYPKTKYSIKFKAPYSLKELEDKLEIEGYNLKKVRKS encoded by the coding sequence ATGGAGATATTGAGGCTTGACGGAGAGTGGGAATTTAAGGGAATTAAGGATAAAAGATGGTATAAAGCAAAAGTTCCTGGATGTGTACACTTGGATTTAATGGAAAACAATATCATTCCAGATCCCTTTATAGGAAAAAATGAACTTGAGGTACAGTGGGTGGAGAAAGAGGATTGGTTGTATCGCAAGAAATTTGAGATAAAAAAAGACTTTCTAAATTACTCTTCTATCTATTTAGAATTTGAGGGTGTAGATACCTTTTCTGAGATATATCTTAACGGTAAAAAAGTTGGTGAAACTAACAATATGTTTATAAGTTGGGAATTTAATGTTAAGGATTTTTTAGTAGAGGGAGAAAACATACTTGAAGTGAAGCTTCTTTCGCCTATAAAGGTACTTGAGGAAAGAGCTGATAAATATCCTTTTAAGCTTCATGGAGGAGATTACTCTCCAAGGGTTTTTGGGAGAAAAGCTCAATATTCTTTTGGTTGGGATTGGGGACCACGCCTTGCTACTTCTGGAATATGGAAATCAGTAAAATTAAAAGGTTGGAATAAAGCAAGACTTCTTGATGTTTGGGTACCTGTAAGGAACCTTGGAGAGAATGCTCAAATAAATATTGAGTTAGATATTGAGCTGCAAGAATCTATTCCTGTAGATATAGCTTTTAGAATCTCACATAAAAAACCTGTACTTGAACAAAGACTAAGGTTTACTCTTCCTGAGGGAAGAATATTTCTAAAAATTCCATTGACCATTAAAAATCCAAAACTTTGGTTTCCTCAAGGATACGGGGAACAAAATTTATATACCTTGCAATTGGTACTTCTTGACGAGAATGGGGAAGTTCTTGATAAGGTAGAAGAAAGATTTGGAATAAGAAAGGTAGAACTTTTTACTCAAGAAGATGCTAAGGGTGAGAGTTTTATATTTAAGATAAATAACATACCTATTTTTGCAAAGGGTGCTAATTGGATTCCTGCAGATAGCTTCCTTCCAAGAATAAAAGAAGAAGACTATAGAGTTCTACTTACTCGAGCTAAGGAAGCTGGATTAAATATGTTGAGAGTTTGGGGTGGAGGAATATATGAAAACGATATATTCTATGACTTGTGCGATGAGCTTGGGATAATGGTTTGGCAGGACTTTATGTTTGCCTGTGCAGAGTATCCTGATGATGAGGAATTTTTAAGTGAGGTGCAAAAGGAAGCAGAGTTTGTAATAAAAAGACTAAGAAATCATCCCTCTATAGTACTTTGGTGTGGAAATAATGAAAATCATTGGGGATATTATGCTAAATGGTGGGGAGAGAGGGAAAAATTCTGGGGAGAGGAAATATATAACAGGGTTCTCCCTGATGTTTGTGCCAGGCTTGATTTGACAAGGCCTTATTGGCCCAGTAGCCCTTATGGGGGTAAAGATCCTAATTCTCAAGAAATAGGAGATAGACATAACTGGGAGATTTGGCATGGTTGGGTTGACTTTAATGGTTATCTCAGGGACAACGGAAGATTTATAAGTGAATTTGGTATGCAAGCTCCACCTGTAGCTGAAACTATTAAAAAGTTTATAACTTCAGAAAAAGAGTATTATCCTCAAAGTGTAGAGATGGAGTTTCATAATAAAGCAAGAGAGGGAACTGAAAGGATAATAAGATATATTGCCGGACATTTCAAAATAACTGAGGACATGGATGAATATATTTATCTTTCTCAGGTAATTCAAGGACTTGCTTTAAAGACGGGAATAGAGCATTGGAGAAATAATAAATTTCATACCTCTGGAAGTTTAATCTGGCAATGGAACGATTGTTGGCCTGTGGTGAGCTGGAGTATCATAGATTATTACAAAAATTTAAAACCCTCTTATTACTTTGTAAAAAGGGCTTTTAGGAATATTAAGGTTAATATTGAGCCCCGAAATGGAAAACTTTTGGTCTTTGGAGTTAATGATACTCTTGAAAAATTTTATGGAAAAATGGAATATGCCATAAGTACTTTTCGGGGAAAGAGGAGGGGAAAAAGAGAAGTAGAGATTGAAATTCCTGAAAACTCCTCAGTAGTTCTCGGAGAATTTAAATTAGAAGATATTGATAAATACAAAGAATTTTTCTATGTCAAGCTTTATAATGAAAAGGGGGAGCTTATGGATCAAAATGAATATTTCTTTGCTCCCTTTAAACATTTGGATCTTCCAGATGCGGTAGTTGTGTATAACGTGGAGGAGATTGGAGAAAACTCCTATCTGCTGAATATGGAAAGTGATTTTCTATCTTTATGGGTGGCTTTAAAACTTGAGAATGCTGAATGGGAGGACAATTTTGTAAATATCTATCCTAAAACTAAATATAGTATAAAATTTAAGGCACCATATTCCCTAAAAGAATTAGAAGATAAATTAGAAATAGAGGGCTATAACCTAAAAAAAGTTAGAAAGTCTTGA
- a CDS encoding ABC transporter substrate-binding protein, whose amino-acid sequence MFRKIIMILLISILLLSVSSMAQLKGKLEIFSWWTAGGEAEGLQALIDIFHKKYPNVEIINATVAGGAGANAKAVLKTRMLGGDPPDTFQVHAGHELIDTWVKTGFMEPITFLYKQEGWAKVMPKGILDIVSYKGDYWSVPVNIHRANVLWYNKKIFEENNLTPPKTFEDFFKVADALKSKGITPFALGTKDGWEAAHVFETVLIGKLGAEGYKGLWDGKTKWSDPRVTDALETFKKMLTYVNSDHSARTWDEACALIVDGSAAMTIMGDWAVGYFYAKGFNDFGWVLAPGNAGIFDALSDSFGLPKGAKNRDNVIAFLKVLGSKEGQEAFNLKKGSIPARTDVDKSKFPPYQRSCMEDWLKHKIVPSVMHGAAASEGWVTEFKDVISLFVVRPDVKTTQKALVNVAIKNGVKQ is encoded by the coding sequence ATGTTTCGCAAAATTATAATGATTTTGTTAATTTCTATTCTCTTACTTTCAGTTTCCTCTATGGCTCAACTTAAAGGTAAATTAGAGATCTTTAGTTGGTGGACTGCAGGGGGAGAAGCAGAGGGCTTACAAGCTTTAATTGATATATTCCACAAAAAATATCCAAATGTAGAAATAATTAATGCTACCGTCGCAGGAGGGGCTGGTGCTAATGCTAAAGCAGTGTTAAAGACTAGAATGCTTGGTGGAGATCCGCCTGATACTTTCCAAGTACATGCAGGACACGAGTTGATTGATACATGGGTAAAAACAGGTTTCATGGAACCTATAACCTTCTTGTATAAACAAGAGGGTTGGGCAAAGGTAATGCCAAAGGGAATTCTTGATATTGTATCTTACAAAGGTGATTATTGGTCTGTTCCTGTAAATATTCATAGGGCAAACGTGCTTTGGTATAATAAGAAAATATTTGAAGAAAACAATTTAACTCCTCCTAAAACTTTTGAGGATTTCTTTAAAGTAGCAGATGCACTAAAGTCAAAAGGTATAACTCCCTTTGCCCTTGGAACTAAGGATGGTTGGGAAGCAGCTCATGTATTTGAGACAGTGCTTATTGGAAAACTTGGGGCTGAAGGTTATAAAGGACTTTGGGATGGTAAGACTAAGTGGTCAGATCCAAGAGTTACTGATGCTCTTGAGACTTTCAAGAAAATGCTAACTTATGTGAATTCAGATCATTCAGCAAGGACATGGGATGAGGCTTGTGCTTTAATTGTAGATGGTAGTGCTGCTATGACTATCATGGGGGATTGGGCAGTAGGATACTTCTACGCTAAGGGTTTTAATGATTTTGGCTGGGTCCTTGCACCTGGTAATGCTGGTATTTTTGACGCTCTTTCTGATAGTTTTGGACTTCCTAAGGGGGCGAAAAATAGAGATAATGTGATAGCCTTCTTAAAGGTGTTAGGTTCTAAGGAGGGGCAAGAAGCATTCAATCTTAAGAAGGGATCAATTCCTGCAAGAACTGATGTAGACAAATCAAAGTTTCCACCTTATCAAAGATCTTGTATGGAGGACTGGTTGAAACATAAGATTGTACCAAGTGTAATGCATGGAGCTGCAGCTTCTGAAGGCTGGGTAACCGAATTTAAAGATGTAATCTCTCTGTTTGTGGTGAGACCAGATGTGAAGACAACCCAGAAAGCACTTGTGAATGTTGCTATTAAAAATGGTGTAAAACAGTAA
- a CDS encoding carbohydrate ABC transporter permease, whose protein sequence is MQKDKILSFLFILPSLILVIIFVYIFIGWTGFISLTDWNDIFPSYNLVGFRNYLELFQNLRFQISMRNTLVFTTLFLLASLIIGFLLAIFLDQRIRGENLFRNIYLFPMAISFVVTGVVWRWILNPGTAGNPVGLNQLLDKIGLSFLKSGWYTDPKIGIKAVVIAAVWQMSGYVMAMYLAGIRSIPYELFEAAQVDGANLWQVYRYIVLPLLRPITLGAVIILGHISLKIFDLVVAMTGAGAGFSCDVPALFMYDTTFRGNHFAQGASIAIILLVMVGVLIVPYLRYSLRSEVKR, encoded by the coding sequence TTGCAAAAAGATAAAATTTTATCCTTTCTTTTCATACTTCCTTCACTAATCCTTGTAATCATATTTGTTTATATATTTATTGGATGGACAGGATTTATTTCTCTAACTGACTGGAATGATATTTTTCCAAGTTATAACCTGGTCGGATTTAGAAATTATTTGGAACTTTTCCAAAATTTAAGGTTTCAGATTTCAATGAGAAATACTTTAGTCTTTACAACTTTATTCTTATTGGCCTCTTTGATTATTGGTTTTTTATTGGCTATCTTTCTTGATCAAAGGATAAGAGGAGAAAATTTATTTAGAAACATTTATTTATTTCCAATGGCTATTTCTTTTGTAGTAACGGGTGTAGTTTGGAGATGGATACTTAATCCCGGTACAGCAGGAAACCCTGTTGGATTGAATCAACTTCTGGATAAGATAGGACTTTCTTTTTTAAAAAGTGGATGGTACACAGATCCCAAAATTGGGATAAAAGCTGTGGTTATTGCTGCTGTTTGGCAGATGTCAGGTTATGTTATGGCGATGTATCTTGCAGGAATAAGAAGTATACCCTATGAGCTTTTTGAGGCAGCACAAGTAGATGGAGCAAATTTATGGCAGGTATATAGGTATATTGTTTTACCTCTTTTAAGACCTATTACTTTAGGAGCTGTAATCATTTTGGGACATATATCTTTGAAGATATTTGATCTTGTGGTTGCAATGACAGGAGCAGGAGCAGGTTTTTCTTGTGATGTGCCTGCCCTATTCATGTATGATACTACATTTAGGGGAAACCATTTTGCTCAAGGAGCAAGCATAGCTATAATTCTTCTTGTGATGGTTGGAGTTTTGATTGTTCCATATTTGAGATATAGCTTAAGGTCGGAGGTCAAGAGATAA
- a CDS encoding ROK family transcriptional regulator → MVFIRTGRGGRASQQREVNKTIILNAFLRCRNISRTEIAKRFNLSKSTVTRLVNNLIDEGMIIEIEPSSEKKIGRKAIVLGLNPEYRNALAIKVGVTYTYLSKIDFAMNIKEIKSFLTPKNPQDFLDELEKATQMLFPEGLEKTHAVGIGIPGIVDNTFKNVVVAPNLNWKNLPLGDMIAERMRRAFSVEIPVKMDNEANMAVVAEGMLGTKIEYNDLNIVYVYVGEGIGTGLILDGKLYRGRYNTAGEFGHMTIMKDGIKCKCGNLGCWERYASLGGDIAEKAGFDLEKETAEIADEKALKKYVDELTVGLINIINGLNPDVIILGGPLIKKDTKDVWEFIRQEVKKIVEEKSITSDAGKVRIELTSFLDYPAELVGAGIWAFWDIFEGPVLSTV, encoded by the coding sequence ATGGTTTTTATTAGGACAGGGAGAGGGGGAAGAGCAAGCCAGCAAAGAGAAGTTAATAAAACCATAATACTAAATGCTTTTTTGCGTTGTAGAAATATTTCTCGTACTGAGATAGCCAAAAGATTCAATTTAAGTAAAAGTACAGTTACAAGGCTTGTTAACAATCTCATAGATGAAGGTATGATTATAGAAATAGAACCTTCAAGTGAGAAAAAAATTGGTAGAAAAGCAATAGTTCTTGGTTTAAATCCTGAGTATAGAAATGCTCTTGCTATAAAAGTTGGAGTTACCTATACCTATTTATCAAAAATTGACTTTGCTATGAATATAAAAGAGATAAAAAGTTTTCTTACTCCTAAGAATCCTCAAGATTTTCTTGATGAACTTGAAAAAGCCACCCAAATGCTTTTTCCTGAAGGTCTTGAAAAAACCCATGCAGTTGGTATAGGAATACCGGGAATAGTGGATAATACTTTTAAGAATGTAGTAGTTGCACCCAACTTAAATTGGAAAAACTTACCCCTTGGAGATATGATAGCAGAAAGGATGAGAAGGGCTTTTTCTGTAGAGATTCCTGTGAAGATGGATAACGAAGCAAATATGGCTGTTGTTGCAGAGGGAATGCTAGGAACTAAAATAGAGTATAACGATCTAAATATTGTATACGTTTATGTAGGGGAAGGAATAGGAACAGGATTAATTCTTGATGGAAAACTGTATAGAGGAAGATATAATACTGCAGGTGAATTCGGACATATGACCATTATGAAAGATGGTATTAAGTGTAAGTGTGGGAATTTAGGTTGTTGGGAAAGGTACGCATCCTTAGGAGGCGATATTGCAGAAAAGGCAGGTTTTGATCTGGAAAAGGAGACTGCAGAGATAGCTGATGAGAAAGCCCTTAAAAAGTATGTAGATGAATTAACTGTAGGTTTAATAAACATTATAAATGGGCTTAATCCAGATGTAATAATTCTTGGTGGGCCTCTTATTAAAAAAGATACTAAGGATGTATGGGAGTTTATAAGACAAGAAGTTAAGAAGATTGTTGAGGAAAAAAGTATAACCTCTGATGCTGGAAAGGTAAGAATTGAATTGACATCTTTTTTGGATTATCCTGCTGAGCTTGTTGGAGCAGGTATATGGGCATTCTGGGACATATTTGAGGGCCCTGTGCTTTCAACAGTATAA
- a CDS encoding SHOCT-like domain-containing protein — translation MEEEIKKILKLLEEGKITAEDAEKLIEAIEEKRETKRKGIGVLDIGSIVAEAITSAFSMVPTLVASGIRGGTKVDETFDWDFERPLYIEVLAVDVNMSLSEELKVVVIGEGVFSTNGDLLKIHAGDFNLAIPKLKLVKVNVSAGDLKGKLICNELEIFVKMGDANLEVEADRIQGGVNMGDFEIKLLKSPSLVKLNCHMGDLKIALPENFDGKIDATVSLGDLSFAKKADIIKGDTYIYGAGEKSYMELSCTMGDIKVL, via the coding sequence ATGGAAGAGGAAATTAAGAAGATATTAAAACTTCTTGAGGAGGGTAAGATTACCGCTGAAGATGCGGAAAAATTAATTGAAGCTATTGAGGAAAAGAGAGAAACTAAAAGAAAAGGGATAGGAGTTTTAGATATTGGAAGTATTGTGGCTGAAGCTATTACTTCTGCGTTCTCTATGGTACCTACCTTGGTTGCAAGTGGAATAAGAGGAGGTACTAAAGTTGATGAGACCTTTGATTGGGATTTTGAGAGACCCCTTTATATTGAAGTATTGGCAGTAGATGTAAATATGAGTCTTTCTGAGGAACTAAAGGTGGTTGTAATAGGTGAAGGGGTATTTTCTACTAATGGTGATTTGCTAAAAATCCATGCTGGAGATTTTAATTTAGCTATTCCTAAATTGAAATTAGTAAAAGTTAATGTTTCAGCTGGAGATTTGAAAGGAAAATTAATCTGTAATGAGCTCGAGATTTTTGTAAAGATGGGAGACGCTAATTTAGAGGTAGAGGCAGACAGAATTCAAGGTGGAGTTAATATGGGAGATTTTGAGATAAAACTTTTAAAAAGTCCCTCTCTTGTCAAATTGAATTGTCATATGGGGGATTTAAAGATTGCTCTTCCTGAAAACTTTGATGGAAAAATTGATGCAACAGTTTCCTTAGGTGATTTATCATTTGCAAAGAAGGCGGATATTATAAAGGGTGATACTTATATCTATGGAGCAGGTGAAAAATCTTATATGGAGCTAAGCTGTACCATGGGTGATATAAAGGTTCTTTAG
- the glgP gene encoding alpha-glucan family phosphorylase, whose protein sequence is MREDYLEKLRKEEIIAYFSMEIALISDIPTYSGGLGVLAGDTVRTAADLNIPFIAITQLSRKGYFKQEIDKDGNQIEYPVNWDPEKFLTKLPFKTNVEIEGRNVSIQPWVYYWTSLHGHKVPVIFLDTNLPENSEEDKNITDVLYGGDLAHRLKQEIILGIGGAKVIKQLGLRVRKYHLNEGHSSLLTLELLKDELSSGKSLEEAEKNVKEKCVFTTHTPVEAGHDKFPYDMVTKIMGNYISIDIIKKFAGNDILNMTLLALNLSGYVNGVAKRHQEISLQMFPGHRIHAITNGVHSFTWTSPSFRKLFDKYIPGWATEPELLSRAQFIPNEEIWNAHMEAKRDLIKLISNETGVQFDENVLTIGFARRATAYKRPHLLFSDINRLKKVKRKGPIQIVYAGKAHPKDIEGKKLIKEIYEYIKALENDIKIVYLQDYNLDMAKKIIAGVDVWLNTPQRPLEASGTSGMKAAHNGVINFSVLDGWWIEGHVEGYTGWSIGPSPFEEKSIENHVQEEIDDLYNKLEYIIIPTYYHHRDEWIEIMKNSISNLASYFNTHRMMKRYITEAYFKIG, encoded by the coding sequence TTGAGAGAAGATTATTTGGAAAAATTGAGAAAAGAAGAAATCATAGCCTATTTCTCCATGGAGATTGCTTTAATTAGCGACATCCCCACCTATAGTGGAGGACTGGGAGTTCTTGCGGGAGATACAGTAAGAACTGCAGCAGACCTTAATATACCCTTCATAGCGATAACCCAACTTAGTAGAAAGGGATATTTTAAACAAGAGATAGATAAAGATGGAAATCAAATTGAATACCCAGTAAACTGGGATCCTGAAAAATTTCTCACCAAGCTTCCCTTTAAGACTAATGTGGAGATAGAAGGGAGAAATGTCTCTATTCAACCTTGGGTTTATTATTGGACTTCCCTACATGGACATAAAGTACCTGTAATTTTTCTCGATACTAATCTTCCTGAAAACTCTGAAGAAGATAAAAATATAACCGATGTCCTTTATGGAGGAGATTTAGCCCATAGGCTAAAACAAGAGATAATCTTAGGTATTGGAGGGGCAAAGGTAATAAAACAATTGGGCCTTAGAGTAAGAAAGTATCATTTAAATGAGGGACATTCTTCTTTATTAACCTTAGAACTACTCAAAGATGAACTTTCTTCAGGGAAGAGTTTAGAAGAAGCAGAAAAAAATGTGAAAGAAAAATGTGTATTTACCACCCATACTCCTGTAGAAGCTGGACACGATAAGTTTCCTTATGATATGGTAACAAAAATAATGGGAAACTACATTTCCATAGATATTATTAAGAAATTCGCAGGAAATGATATTCTTAACATGACCCTTCTTGCCCTAAATCTTTCTGGATATGTTAATGGTGTGGCCAAAAGGCATCAGGAAATCTCTCTCCAAATGTTTCCTGGACATAGAATTCATGCCATTACCAATGGAGTTCACTCTTTTACCTGGACTTCTCCAAGTTTTAGAAAACTTTTCGACAAATACATCCCAGGATGGGCCACCGAACCAGAGCTTTTATCAAGAGCTCAATTCATTCCCAATGAAGAGATATGGAATGCTCACATGGAAGCAAAAAGAGATCTGATAAAATTAATTTCCAATGAGACAGGAGTTCAATTTGATGAGAATGTACTTACTATCGGCTTTGCAAGAAGAGCTACTGCCTATAAAAGACCTCATTTACTTTTTTCTGATATCAACAGACTTAAGAAAGTAAAAAGAAAAGGACCAATTCAAATTGTCTACGCTGGAAAAGCTCACCCCAAAGATATTGAGGGGAAGAAACTTATAAAGGAGATTTATGAATATATAAAAGCTCTTGAGAATGATATAAAGATCGTTTATTTACAAGACTATAATTTAGATATGGCAAAAAAGATCATAGCAGGTGTAGATGTATGGCTAAATACTCCCCAAAGACCTCTTGAGGCTTCGGGCACTAGTGGTATGAAAGCAGCCCACAATGGAGTAATCAACTTTAGTGTCCTTGATGGATGGTGGATAGAGGGACATGTGGAAGGGTATACCGGATGGTCCATTGGACCTTCTCCCTTTGAGGAAAAAAGTATCGAAAACCATGTTCAAGAAGAAATAGACGATCTATATAACAAACTTGAATATATAATTATCCCTACCTATTATCACCATAGAGACGAATGGATAGAAATAATGAAAAACTCAATATCTAACCTTGCATCTTACTTTAATACTCATAGAATGATGAAAAGATATATTACTGAGGCATATTTTAAAATAGGATAA